CGGGAAGCAAGGGCCTTACAAGAAAAACTGGGCTTCCCGATCCTTGGGCGCTCGCGCAAGCAGAAAATGGTGTTAGAGCGAGATTTCGTCACCGAAAAACTGGATATCGATGGCAAGAGCTATCAGTACAAACAAGTAGAAGGCAGCTTTACCCAACCCAATGGGCACATTTGCCGTTCCATGATCCAGTGGGCCAAGAATGCCTGCGGCCAAAACTCCAACGACCTGCTTGAGCTCTATTGCGGTAATGGCAATTTTACCATTCCACTCAGTGAAAATTTTGAGAAAGTACTGGCCACTGAAATCTCCAAGGTTTCAGTCAACTCTGCCCAGGAGAATATTCAGGTAAACGGCATCAATAATCTGGATATCGTGCGCTTATCCAGCGAGGAGTTTACCCAGGCTATCGACAAGGTTCGCCCATTTCGTCGCCTCGCTCATATAGACCTGGATAGTTACAGTTTTGACACTGTGCTGGTAGATCCCCCCCGCGCCGGCCTGGATGAAGATACCTGTGCAATGGTTGCGCGCTTCCCTCGCATTCTGTATATCTCCTGTAATCCGGAGACCCAGCTGGAAAACCTCAAATTCTTGAGCAGGACCCACCGCATCGAGCGCTTTGCCTTATTTGATCAATTCCCCTACACAGACCACACCGAAACCGGCTTGTTACTGGTGCGCAAATAACGACCAATGAAGGTATTACTCGGGGGCAACTTCTTACTGCCCCCGAAACAGCCTTACATCGCTCTAATCACCACTGTAAATCAATTGAAGACCTGACAGTCCCAAATCAAGAGGAAACCTTGAAAGGGAACTTTTGAGGGGAGGGGCATTACTTCCCTACTAGTTATTGCAGCAAAGCGAAACCAACACCCAAAGGAACAATTGTAGTACTTACATTTGAACAAAATGAGCACTTCTCGAAGACATCCTCTCAGTTCGGATCAAAACTATTATAAATAAGGAGCAGCACAAAGTGATACTCCTTATTACTTTCGTTCTGTGCCTAGCTATCCATCAAGCAATTTTCGACCAAAATGTCATATCAACAGATTCCGAGTCAAGGAGCTGCAAATACATTCTTGTAACTTCATTATCCAGCCACAACTGACATATCTGTTCAGCCCTTTCCTGGGTTAGGGCTAAAGAGACATCAGCGTAGATACCATTTTTACCTCGCAGAAGGAAATGAGATAACAAACCTTCTTGCTTGGATAAAAACGCATCATCAACCTCTTTCGAGAGTACTATCAAGTCTTTCTCCGAAACACCTTCCCGGAGACGAAATGTAGCAAATTCAAAACCTATAAAATCAGCCGTTCGATTGTGATATAACATGATTCACTCCTTCTGTGGAGGTCACACTATCGAGTTAGACTCCTGACAGCATTGTGTCAGTAGTGTTTTGCAAAGATGAGCTTTTCTGCACCTCAATATAATCTGACAAGCTTACATTAGTGGGAAGTTCACGCTGGGACACTTCCAGGTCAAGGCTTTCAATACGATCAATTCTAAAGTCACGATAATCTTGCTTTAAACCACACCATCCACCAAGGGTCCACTTGCCACCCCAATAGAAGAGACCCAAGGGATAAACAATTCTCTTTGACCTACTGCCTACCAGAGAAGTATATGAAAGATAAATCCACTGCTTTGAACTAATCGCTTTATGAAGCTGGTCCCACAAAATGAAGTCCACTGATCTTAAATGCTTACCTGGTACCCTAACTATTTTATGGAGGTCATACTTCCCAAGATCAGGTAAACCAGCTTCAATTTTACTTAACAGTGAAAGTGAAGATTGCTTTAACTCAGCCCCAGTCTATGAAGACAGTAAATTTAAACCAATAATAAGCGCTTCAAATTCTTCTTGTGTTAATTGCAATGGGGGAAGCTCAAACCCA
The DNA window shown above is from Microbulbifer variabilis and carries:
- the trmA gene encoding tRNA (uridine(54)-C5)-methyltransferase TrmA; amino-acid sequence: MALHRVNTDDYQDQLHAKAKRLAEAYREFTDLEPELFPSPPIHYRLRAEFKVWHEGGVAHYAMYRQGEYKKPFIIDTFTVGSELMNQLMPKVLEAVNSSEVLRKRLFSAEFLTTLSGDALITLIYHKKLDESWEREARALQEKLGFPILGRSRKQKMVLERDFVTEKLDIDGKSYQYKQVEGSFTQPNGHICRSMIQWAKNACGQNSNDLLELYCGNGNFTIPLSENFEKVLATEISKVSVNSAQENIQVNGINNLDIVRLSSEEFTQAIDKVRPFRRLAHIDLDSYSFDTVLVDPPRAGLDEDTCAMVARFPRILYISCNPETQLENLKFLSRTHRIERFALFDQFPYTDHTETGLLLVRK
- a CDS encoding helix-turn-helix transcriptional regulator; translated protein: MDFILWDQLHKAISSKQWIYLSYTSLVGSRSKRIVYPLGLFYWGGKWTLGGWCGLKQDYRDFRIDRIESLDLEVSQRELPTNVSLSDYIEVQKSSSLQNTTDTMLSGV